In Arthrobacter sp. SLBN-112, a genomic segment contains:
- a CDS encoding GNAT family N-acetyltransferase yields the protein MSVIRPATPHDVPAILRMIHELADYEKEPDAVRNTPELLERALFGGNPSVFAAMAENAAGEVQGFALWFLNYSTWEGVHGIYLEDLYVSPGARGEGHGKALLQHLAGIAVENGYARVEWSVLDWNEPSINFYRRVGAVPMDEWSTFRLTGQALDRFARVQATTSVPAAARV from the coding sequence ATGAGTGTTATCCGCCCCGCCACACCGCACGATGTTCCCGCCATTCTCCGGATGATCCACGAATTGGCCGATTACGAGAAGGAACCCGACGCCGTCCGGAACACTCCCGAACTGCTGGAGCGGGCCTTGTTCGGCGGCAACCCCAGCGTGTTCGCGGCCATGGCTGAGAACGCCGCCGGCGAAGTGCAGGGCTTCGCGTTATGGTTCCTGAACTACTCCACCTGGGAGGGCGTGCACGGGATCTACCTGGAGGACCTCTACGTCAGTCCCGGGGCACGGGGCGAAGGACACGGCAAGGCCCTGCTGCAGCATCTCGCCGGGATCGCCGTGGAGAACGGCTACGCGCGCGTGGAATGGAGCGTGCTGGACTGGAACGAGCCGTCCATCAACTTCTACCGCCGCGTCGGCGCCGTCCCCATGGACGAATGGTCAACCTTCCGGCTCACCGGCCAGGCATTGGACCGGTTCGCCCGGGTACAGGCCACCACCTCCGTCCCCGCAGCCGCCCGTGTCTGA